Proteins encoded within one genomic window of Ovis aries strain OAR_USU_Benz2616 breed Rambouillet chromosome 1, ARS-UI_Ramb_v3.0, whole genome shotgun sequence:
- the WDR4 gene encoding tRNA (guanine-N(7)-)-methyltransferase non-catalytic subunit WDR4 isoform X2, translating to MLLDVAVSPDDRFVLTADRDEKIRVSWAAAPHSIESFCLGHTEFVSRIFVVPNHPELLLSSSGDRTLRLWEYRSGRELHCCPLTSLQDPTEPWSDKRFAVSRITYWSQEDCVALSCDGLPVVYIFQLDAAQRQLVPRQLLTFQHRVWDAAFEEGNGLWVLQDCREDPLVLYRPVGGQWQSVPESAELKRVCAHVRVNWAMLEGCAGVDSGFSSLYKATCDNMTTYLKKKEERLQQQLKKRRQAPPSGPNGPTKKMRAGESAQGCSS from the exons ATGCTGCTGGATGTG GCTGTGAGTCCCGACGACCGCTTTGTCCTCACTGCTGACCGGGACGAGAAGATCCGGGTGAGCTGGGCCGCAGCTCCGCACAGCATTGAGTCCTTCTGCCTGGGGCACACCGA GTTCGTGAGCCGCATCTTCGTGGTGCCCAACCACCCCGAGCTGCTCTTGTCGTCCTCCGGA GACCGCACCCTGAGGCTCTGGGAGTACCGAAGTGGCCGCGAGTTACACTGTTGTCCCCTGACCAGCCTGCAGGATCCCACGGAGCCCTGGAGTGACAAG AGGTTTGCCGTGTCCAGGATCACTTACTGGAGCCAGGAGGACTGTGTGGCGCTCTCGTGTGACGG GCTGCCCGTGGTCTACATCTTCCAGCTGGATGCTGCCCAGCGACAGCTGGTTCCAAGGCAGCTGCTGACTTTCCAGCACCGGGTGTGGGATGCCGCCTTCGAGGAGGGCAACGGGCTGTGGGTCCTGCAAGACTGCCGGGAGGATCCTCTTGTGCTCTACAGGCCCGTGGGTGGCCAGTGGCAG TCTGTTCCTGAAAGTGCCGAGTTGAAGAGGGTCTGTGCTCACGTTCGTGTGAACTGGGCCATGTTGGAAG GCTGTGCTGGCGTGGACAGTGGCTTCAGCAGCCTCTACAAGGCCACCTGTGACAACATGACCACTTACCTGAAGAAGAAGGAGGAGCggctgcagcagcagctgaagAAGCGGCGCCAGGCCCCACCGTCCGGGCCCAACGGGCCAACCAAGAAGATGAGGGCAGGGGAGTCGGCGCAGGGCTGCTCGTCCTAG